A single window of Nicotiana tomentosiformis chromosome 1, ASM39032v3, whole genome shotgun sequence DNA harbors:
- the LOC104111355 gene encoding agamous-like MADS-box protein AGL62, protein MSTRWIMVRKSIRLAKIENQNNRLVTFLKRRNGVFKKENELVVMTGAEVGTIVCPQGSKPYSFGHPNVNETINKYVGEERPPSPSSPGIDDKYVQMFRKANSRELNTRFNSRQDQLVFVLNLKIKLKQMNKKVEIHQEWFKGPIEKINYTEASILKEGLEDLLLKVKNYGTERGYGYENGKWKAE, encoded by the exons ATGAGTACTAGATGGATTATGGTTCGCAAAAGTATTCGTCTCGCAAAGATAGAAAATCAGAATAATCGACTAGTGACTTTCTTAAAACGCCGAAATGGTGTCTTCAAGAAAGAAAACGAGCTTGTTGTTATGACTGGTGCTGAAGTTGGCACCATCGTGTGTCCACAAG GTAGCAAGCCTTACTCTTTTGGTCATCCAAATGTAAATGAAACCATCAACAAATATGTTGGCGAAGAAAGGCCTCCATCACCATCATCACCAGGCATTGATGACAAGTATGTCCAGATGTTCCGAAAAGCCAATTCTAGAGAACTTAATACACGATTCAATTCTCGGCAAGACCAACTAGTTTTTGTATTAAACTTGAAAATCAAACTCAAGCAAATGAATAAGAAAGTGGAAATCCATCAAGAGTGGTTCAAGGGTCCTATAGAGAAGATAAACTACACCGAGGCTTCAATATTGAAGGAGGGATTGGAAGATCTGCTCTTGAAGGTGAAGAACTATGGTACTGAGCGTGGTTATGGTTATGAAAATGGAAAGTGGAAGGCTGAATAA